A part of Paenibacillus sp. 481 genomic DNA contains:
- the pcp gene encoding pyroglutamyl-peptidase I — translation MNTILLTGFDPFGQETINPSWEAVRQLDGEQVEDYIIRAVQLPTSFRRSAATLRAAMQQHKPDAVICVGQAGGRPDITLERVAVNVIDARIPDNDKEQPIDVPVVPNGPAAYWTTLPVKTIRSALHEQGIPSSISYTAGTFVCNAIFYELMHETAAWDRSCAAGFVHIPFLPEQAASYPNSPSMSLSSVVTALRTLVKHVHALEDHTQSAGTLHGA, via the coding sequence ATGAACACGATTTTGCTAACAGGCTTCGACCCTTTCGGTCAGGAGACGATCAATCCTTCGTGGGAAGCAGTACGCCAGTTGGATGGCGAGCAGGTAGAGGATTACATCATTAGAGCGGTCCAACTTCCGACTTCGTTTCGCCGTTCAGCAGCAACGTTGCGGGCTGCGATGCAGCAGCATAAGCCCGATGCGGTCATCTGTGTGGGACAAGCGGGAGGCAGACCGGATATTACCCTTGAAAGAGTAGCTGTTAATGTAATAGATGCCCGTATTCCGGACAATGATAAGGAGCAGCCAATTGATGTACCCGTCGTCCCGAATGGACCAGCTGCTTACTGGACGACCTTACCGGTAAAAACGATACGCAGTGCCTTGCATGAACAAGGGATTCCTAGTTCGATTTCCTATACAGCAGGTACTTTTGTGTGTAACGCTATTTTTTACGAGCTGATGCATGAGACAGCCGCCTGGGATAGAAGCTGTGCAGCTGGGTTTGTACATATTCCATTTTTACCTGAACAAGCGGCTTCATACCCGAATTCGCCAAGCATGTCGCTATCAAGTGTCGTGACGGCGTTACGAACGCTTGTCAAACATGTACACGCTTTAGAGGATCATACACAAAGCGCAGGTACATTACACGGGGCTTAA
- a CDS encoding DUF441 domain-containing protein: MTQLDTSSLLLLGLAGLGLLSGNSAVTIAMLVLLLVRVTNMHTLFPWIEKYGLTIGIIVLTIGVMAPIASGKLSVETMLKSFLHWKSILAIAVGILVAYLGGRGASLMNASPTVVAGLLVGTIIGVALFRGVPVGPLIAAGILSLFIGKS, from the coding sequence ATGACACAACTAGATACTTCATCCTTATTACTGCTTGGCTTAGCTGGACTTGGCCTCTTAAGCGGCAATTCCGCCGTTACGATTGCCATGCTCGTGCTCTTATTGGTACGCGTAACGAATATGCACACCTTGTTTCCGTGGATTGAAAAATATGGCCTAACGATCGGCATTATCGTGCTCACTATTGGCGTGATGGCCCCGATTGCTAGCGGCAAATTGTCTGTCGAAACGATGCTGAAATCATTTCTGCACTGGAAATCAATCTTAGCCATAGCCGTCGGCATACTCGTTGCCTATTTAGGCGGTCGAGGTGCAAGCTTAATGAATGCTTCGCCAACGGTAGTAGCCGGACTACTCGTCGGCACCATTATCGGCGTAGCGTTGTTTCGCGGTGTACCTGTGGGGCCGCTTATTGCTGCTGGTATTTTATCTTTATTTATCGGAAAGTCGTGA
- a CDS encoding ABC transporter ATP-binding protein, which yields MFAVIGKLGWFFKEHKTRYLIGLTMLIGVGVLELVPPRLLGQALDDIVYGTITWESLTRYIVYILLSMVLIYGITYVWMYNLFGGAFLVERKLRSKLMGHLLKMTPTFFEKNRTGDLMARATNDLRSVSQTAGYGMLLITDSTIFLLTVFFAMIFLIHWKLTLMALLPLPIIAIGMKVFGKKIHERYTIAQDAFGKMNDQVLESVGGVRVLRAYVQEKQDEQRFRDTTHDVYKKNMSVAKIDALFEPTISFSIGLSYMIGIVYGAYLIIHNELTLGQLLAFNMYLGMMIWPMFAIGDLINVMQRGNASIDRVNEVLHYKPDVQDEQGTTDVTVPETFVWKDYLFRYPSSTVNNLEQFSLSLRKGQTLGIVGRTGSGKSTFMKQLLREYPVGEGQFRINGVPVDRLPLDRIHSWIGYVPQEQILFSKTVQQNILYGNTDADTETVLQAIETASFTQDLPTLAQGLETLVGEKGVALSGGQKQRVSLARAFIANPEILLLDDALSAVDARTEANIIRNIREQRSGKTTLITTHRLSAIEHADWIIVLDDGRIVEQGTHEQLVAHGGWYKEQFERQQMESSL from the coding sequence ATGTTTGCGGTAATAGGCAAGCTCGGCTGGTTTTTTAAAGAGCACAAAACGAGGTATTTGATCGGATTAACAATGCTCATCGGAGTAGGTGTACTCGAACTTGTTCCGCCTCGATTGTTAGGTCAAGCGCTTGATGACATCGTATATGGAACGATTACGTGGGAATCACTTACTCGATACATCGTGTACATTTTACTCTCAATGGTGCTTATTTATGGGATTACGTACGTTTGGATGTATAACTTGTTTGGCGGTGCTTTTCTCGTTGAACGCAAGTTGCGTTCCAAGTTGATGGGACATTTGCTCAAAATGACGCCAACGTTTTTCGAAAAAAATCGCACTGGCGACCTGATGGCACGGGCAACGAACGATTTGCGATCCGTGTCTCAAACAGCAGGCTACGGCATGCTGCTTATTACGGACTCGACCATCTTTTTACTCACCGTCTTTTTTGCCATGATCTTTCTTATTCACTGGAAGCTCACGTTGATGGCGCTTCTGCCACTCCCTATTATTGCAATCGGGATGAAAGTGTTCGGTAAAAAAATTCATGAGCGTTACACGATTGCACAAGATGCATTCGGTAAAATGAATGACCAAGTGCTTGAATCGGTCGGTGGCGTACGTGTATTACGCGCTTATGTGCAAGAAAAACAGGATGAGCAACGGTTCCGCGACACTACACATGACGTGTACAAAAAGAATATGTCCGTCGCCAAAATCGACGCGCTGTTTGAGCCTACAATTAGCTTCTCTATTGGTTTAAGCTACATGATCGGTATCGTATATGGCGCTTATCTTATCATTCATAATGAGCTTACACTCGGACAATTGTTAGCTTTTAATATGTACCTAGGTATGATGATTTGGCCGATGTTCGCAATTGGCGATTTAATTAACGTCATGCAGCGCGGTAACGCATCTATCGACCGCGTTAATGAAGTATTGCATTATAAGCCGGATGTGCAGGATGAACAAGGAACAACGGATGTAACCGTTCCAGAAACATTCGTGTGGAAGGACTACCTATTCCGCTATCCTTCCTCTACAGTGAACAATTTGGAGCAGTTCTCATTGTCACTGCGCAAAGGACAGACGCTCGGTATCGTTGGCCGCACAGGCAGCGGGAAGTCTACCTTTATGAAGCAGCTCCTGCGTGAATATCCAGTAGGTGAAGGTCAGTTCCGCATAAATGGGGTTCCAGTTGATCGCCTTCCGCTTGATCGAATTCATAGCTGGATCGGCTACGTACCGCAGGAACAAATTTTGTTCTCTAAAACAGTGCAGCAAAATATTTTATACGGTAACACGGATGCTGATACCGAGACCGTTCTGCAAGCGATTGAAACAGCATCATTCACTCAAGATTTGCCGACATTGGCTCAAGGCCTAGAAACACTTGTCGGAGAAAAAGGGGTTGCCCTTTCTGGCGGTCAGAAACAGCGCGTATCACTCGCACGTGCATTTATCGCCAACCCTGAAATATTATTGTTAGACGATGCGCTATCAGCTGTAGACGCGCGCACCGAAGCAAACATTATTCGTAACATTCGTGAGCAACGCTCAGGCAAGACGACACTCATTACGACCCATCGTCTCTCTGCGATTGAACATGCAGATTGGATTATTGTGCTGGATGATGGCCGCATTGTGGAGCAAGGTACGCATGAACAATTGGTCGCTCATGGCGGATGGTACAAAGAACAATTTGAGCGTCAACAAATGGAGTCCAGCTTGTAA
- a CDS encoding ABC transporter ATP-binding protein, with amino-acid sequence MVEEQQIVKPRNVGRRLWKYALHFKKTFILSLIMLTVAVGVGLCGPFIAKTIIDQHILGIEKPYYELTSSSDTEESVSYDGRTFKREDRFAAGEARGKQVRVLQIGTTFVFVDRDVPISGERQYNNGTLTIQKDTKTWSAPAVKMSLDDTLAFYQPEIKGIMKWTAVYALLLLFSVILSFGETLGLQKAANQVIQKLRGDVYAHVQRLPIPYFDNLPAGKVVSRITNDTEAVKELFTSVLTQFASGIIHITGIYIALFILDVQLALICTFLIPMIVLWIVLYRKFATRYNTVIRSRLSDINGMINESIQGMPVIRSFRRQQQTMDEFEHMNNEYLTYQNKMLNLNAITSHNLVNVLRNVAIAVILWHFAGASLSGNSAVTLGVLYAFSDLINRLFHPVTGMVNQLANLDSSLVSAGRVFELMDEPGESVKDGSMPRYKGHVEFDQVSFAYKEDYVLKNIKFEAKPGQTVALVGHTGSGKSSIMNLLFRFYDPQKGEIRIDGKSITSIPKQWLRQHMGIVLQDPYLFTGTIASNVSLNDKSISREKVEAALLAVGADRVLKSLPNGFDEPVVEKGSTLSAGQRQLISFARALAFEPAILILDEATANIDTETEAIIQEALEVLKRGRTTFMIAHRLSTIRSADLILVLHRGEIVEQGTHDELIEMKGRYYKMSELQQGGTNGKNGTNPTVGSNASPSDASPSSPVTTLSAPPVAQPSV; translated from the coding sequence ATGGTTGAGGAACAACAGATCGTCAAGCCGCGCAACGTCGGCAGGCGATTGTGGAAATATGCATTACATTTTAAAAAGACGTTTATACTGTCTTTGATCATGCTAACCGTTGCCGTCGGTGTTGGACTTTGCGGTCCCTTTATCGCGAAGACTATCATTGACCAACACATTTTAGGCATTGAGAAACCGTATTATGAGCTGACATCTTCATCTGACACGGAGGAATCCGTATCTTACGACGGGCGCACTTTTAAACGCGAAGATCGTTTCGCAGCAGGTGAAGCACGCGGTAAGCAAGTGCGTGTCCTACAAATAGGTACAACATTCGTGTTCGTTGACCGCGATGTACCTATATCAGGTGAACGTCAATATAATAACGGGACATTAACGATACAAAAAGACACCAAAACATGGTCAGCACCCGCTGTTAAAATGAGCTTAGACGATACGTTAGCCTTTTATCAGCCCGAAATTAAAGGCATTATGAAATGGACCGCTGTTTATGCACTATTGCTCTTATTTAGTGTCATTTTAAGCTTTGGTGAAACACTAGGCTTGCAAAAAGCTGCGAACCAAGTAATTCAGAAGCTGCGTGGCGACGTGTACGCTCACGTACAGCGTTTGCCGATTCCATACTTTGATAATTTACCCGCAGGTAAAGTTGTCTCCCGTATTACGAACGATACCGAGGCTGTAAAAGAGCTGTTTACATCGGTATTGACCCAGTTTGCGAGCGGCATTATTCATATTACAGGTATTTATATTGCACTCTTCATTTTGGATGTACAATTGGCTCTTATTTGTACCTTTTTAATTCCGATGATCGTGTTATGGATCGTGCTCTACCGTAAATTCGCGACACGCTACAACACGGTCATTCGCTCACGTTTAAGTGACATTAACGGGATGATCAACGAATCGATCCAAGGGATGCCTGTCATCCGCTCTTTCCGACGTCAACAGCAAACGATGGATGAGTTCGAACATATGAACAACGAGTATTTGACCTATCAAAATAAAATGCTGAACTTGAATGCGATTACGTCCCACAACTTGGTTAACGTGCTTCGCAACGTCGCAATCGCTGTCATCTTATGGCACTTTGCTGGCGCTAGTCTTAGTGGCAACAGTGCAGTTACGCTTGGCGTACTATATGCTTTCTCCGATTTGATCAATCGACTATTCCACCCGGTTACAGGAATGGTCAACCAACTGGCTAACCTTGATTCGTCGCTCGTATCTGCGGGTCGTGTATTCGAACTGATGGATGAACCAGGAGAAAGCGTAAAAGATGGAAGTATGCCGCGCTACAAGGGTCATGTAGAGTTTGATCAAGTATCGTTTGCTTACAAAGAGGATTATGTGTTGAAAAACATTAAGTTTGAAGCAAAACCAGGTCAAACCGTAGCACTTGTTGGTCATACGGGTTCGGGCAAAAGCTCCATTATGAACTTGTTGTTCCGCTTCTATGATCCGCAAAAAGGTGAAATTCGAATTGATGGCAAGTCAATAACGAGCATTCCGAAGCAATGGTTGCGCCAACATATGGGTATCGTGCTTCAAGATCCTTATTTATTTACAGGAACGATTGCTTCCAATGTTAGTTTGAACGACAAGAGTATTTCCCGGGAAAAGGTCGAAGCAGCGCTACTGGCTGTAGGTGCTGACCGTGTATTAAAGTCACTTCCTAACGGTTTTGATGAACCTGTTGTCGAAAAAGGAAGTACATTGTCTGCTGGGCAGCGTCAGCTGATCTCGTTTGCTCGTGCACTTGCTTTTGAGCCTGCTATCTTAATATTAGATGAAGCAACAGCTAACATTGACACGGAAACAGAAGCGATTATTCAAGAAGCACTTGAAGTGCTTAAACGTGGACGCACCACCTTTATGATCGCACACCGTTTATCGACGATTCGCAGTGCCGATTTAATTCTCGTCCTTCATCGCGGTGAAATTGTAGAGCAAGGCACACATGATGAACTGATTGAGATGAAGGGCCGCTATTATAAGATGTCTGAATTGCAGCAAGGTGGTACAAATGGAAAGAACGGGACGAATCCGACGGTTGGTTCAAATGCAAGTCCATCGGATGCTAGTCCTTCCTCGCCTGTAACAACGCTATCAGCTCCCCCTGTAGCCCAACCATCCGTTTAA
- a CDS encoding DUF2524 domain-containing protein, producing MNSEYDCANAHEDLPKLKDEYHSLKTKALGGLSDEIEQELHRVENQIHFVKNKCSLR from the coding sequence TTGAACAGCGAATACGATTGTGCGAATGCGCATGAAGATTTGCCGAAGTTAAAGGATGAGTACCATTCGTTGAAGACGAAAGCGCTGGGCGGGCTATCGGATGAAATCGAACAAGAACTGCACAGAGTGGAAAATCAAATCCATTTTGTGAAAAATAAATGCTCGCTACGATAA
- a CDS encoding methyl-accepting chemotaxis protein translates to MDWYRRSLVPKLITVLAIFIMALSTFFITREYQSERSAYMFLLQEKQHLLAKMEFKDLLGAMRQASQMLLSHKADEPVKNDLLNLLRYRLNGIAQDDVLNAFLLIPEAKPTEGKEQKFRILAGNDAFEKEDKASNKSFPLNEQLLQAYQVALTDKVGMTEEFDVHDPDMTLITGMVPLRDEFGNMLALFVIDYDYTTVKAQLIDYLIDAIVISLTLGLIVIVVVGWYIHRKLRGLNVIHKLSEQAAQGDLSITLSVKGNDEVGRLAAVFNQMIERLSELLREVQQASRNVATASNELQRGAEETASSAQEVSAAMSEVAHGASVQMQSTEETQRAMQEIAVGVQQIAASSVQVSDWMKQSSRQAEDGRVVVVHTVDQMKAIRAASDDTNEALSGLSEGMKQISEAVHFIQGVVKQTELLSLNASIEAARAGEHGRGFQVVATEVRKLAEHSKLSLVKITDLIVGVQAQRSITEAAAQRQQEAVSRGLKAVQDVDGAFLVIADALQRTTEQVHESTTVSKEIADACGQVSSLLEQLSDISMRSNEYTLQVASTTEQQSALTEEMAASADSLLSLSKDLDNQLSKFKLES, encoded by the coding sequence ATGGATTGGTATCGTCGCAGCTTAGTGCCAAAATTAATTACCGTGCTCGCCATTTTTATTATGGCTTTGAGCACATTTTTTATTACTCGGGAATACCAAAGTGAACGCAGCGCTTATATGTTCTTACTACAAGAGAAGCAGCACTTGCTTGCTAAAATGGAATTTAAAGATTTGCTTGGTGCCATGCGACAAGCGTCACAAATGTTGCTGAGCCATAAAGCGGATGAGCCTGTGAAGAATGATTTGCTGAATCTGTTGCGTTACCGCTTAAACGGAATAGCGCAGGATGACGTGCTAAACGCTTTTTTGCTTATTCCTGAAGCGAAGCCGACTGAAGGTAAGGAGCAGAAATTTCGGATATTAGCAGGCAATGATGCGTTTGAAAAGGAAGATAAAGCTTCGAATAAGTCGTTTCCACTCAATGAACAGTTATTACAAGCCTATCAAGTAGCATTGACTGATAAGGTTGGTATGACGGAAGAATTTGATGTGCATGATCCGGATATGACCCTTATTACAGGTATGGTACCGCTGCGTGACGAATTTGGAAATATGCTGGCATTGTTCGTTATCGATTATGATTACACCACTGTCAAAGCACAATTAATAGATTATTTGATCGATGCGATCGTGATTAGTCTTACATTAGGATTGATCGTCATCGTGGTAGTTGGATGGTACATTCATCGCAAGCTACGGGGACTCAATGTCATTCATAAACTAAGTGAACAAGCTGCGCAAGGTGACTTATCGATCACACTAAGTGTGAAAGGCAACGATGAAGTCGGTCGATTAGCAGCTGTCTTTAATCAGATGATTGAACGGTTAAGCGAGCTATTGCGTGAGGTTCAGCAAGCTTCTCGCAACGTAGCGACAGCATCCAACGAGTTGCAGCGTGGTGCGGAGGAGACGGCCTCGTCGGCACAGGAGGTAAGTGCGGCAATGTCTGAAGTTGCACACGGCGCAAGCGTGCAAATGCAAAGCACGGAAGAGACACAGCGTGCTATGCAGGAGATCGCTGTTGGTGTGCAGCAAATTGCGGCATCATCTGTTCAAGTATCCGATTGGATGAAGCAATCGTCCCGTCAAGCAGAAGATGGACGAGTTGTGGTTGTACATACGGTTGATCAAATGAAAGCGATCCGCGCTGCTTCAGATGATACGAATGAAGCATTGTCAGGTTTGTCTGAGGGCATGAAGCAAATTAGTGAGGCGGTTCATTTTATTCAAGGTGTTGTAAAGCAGACCGAATTGTTGTCGCTCAATGCATCTATCGAAGCAGCGCGTGCAGGAGAGCATGGTCGAGGATTCCAAGTTGTAGCTACAGAAGTAAGAAAGTTAGCTGAACACTCCAAGCTATCCCTTGTGAAAATTACGGACTTGATCGTTGGTGTTCAGGCACAGCGCTCGATTACAGAAGCGGCGGCACAACGCCAGCAAGAAGCTGTCTCGCGCGGTTTAAAAGCCGTTCAAGATGTAGATGGCGCGTTTTTAGTCATTGCTGATGCGTTGCAGCGAACAACGGAGCAGGTACATGAAAGCACAACGGTGTCGAAGGAAATCGCAGATGCTTGCGGTCAAGTTTCTTCATTGCTGGAGCAGCTAAGTGATATTTCTATGCGTTCAAATGAATATACGCTGCAAGTAGCCTCTACGACAGAGCAGCAGTCTGCGTTAACAGAGGAAATGGCTGCTTCTGCAGACAGTTTGCTCTCGCTTAGCAAAGATCTAGACAATCAGCTGTCCAAGTTTAAGTTGGAAAGTTAG